The following proteins come from a genomic window of Nocardioides albertanoniae:
- a CDS encoding RICIN domain-containing protein, whose amino-acid sequence MSTPILTMLRTHRPQRTAAVALAALIAAIGLLAGFAQPASAATQTYRNEATGQCLEDVGGGEPRTSACVGVTTQQWNVKSWNDGTKRFQNAKTGECLHAQIGTGTGVIFLRSLPCNDSEQQSWWVKRWSDGTIRFQNEAFDWCIQDPYVGGLAACDSSENQSWH is encoded by the coding sequence ATGTCGACCCCGATTCTCACCATGCTGCGGACGCACCGTCCTCAGCGCACCGCGGCCGTTGCCCTGGCCGCTCTCATCGCCGCGATCGGGCTGCTGGCCGGCTTCGCGCAGCCGGCCTCGGCGGCCACCCAGACCTACCGCAACGAGGCCACCGGACAATGCCTCGAGGACGTCGGCGGGGGCGAGCCGCGTACGTCGGCCTGCGTCGGCGTCACCACCCAGCAGTGGAACGTGAAGAGCTGGAACGACGGCACCAAGCGCTTCCAGAACGCCAAGACCGGCGAGTGCCTGCACGCCCAGATCGGCACCGGCACCGGCGTCATCTTCCTGCGCAGCCTCCCGTGCAACGACAGCGAGCAGCAGAGCTGGTGGGTCAAGCGCTGGTCCGACGGCACCATCCGATTCCAGAACGAGGCCTTCGACTGGTGCATCCAGGACCCGTACGTCGGGGGCCTGGCCGCGTGCGACAGCAGCGAGAACCAGAGCTGGCACTGA
- the aat gene encoding leucyl/phenylalanyl-tRNA--protein transferase, translating into MANLGGPIEPEPSQWAFADLRDARAAGNDAHALDDLVGMGADVAPGTLLAAYRHGIFPMPGESWRDPMMWFSPVERGVLPLDELRVSRSLRRSARDFEIRFDTRFEEVMASCADPRRPHGWIDKRIRKAYGELHGLGWAHSVEAWQDDRLVGGLYGVAIGGLFAGESMFHRVRDASKVALVGLVSALREAGSTDQRILDVQWRTDHLASLGVVEVARNDYLDRLEKALRLPLPEVFGGPSSEAD; encoded by the coding sequence GTGGCGAATCTTGGGGGTCCGATCGAACCGGAGCCGTCGCAGTGGGCCTTTGCCGACCTTCGTGACGCGCGGGCGGCGGGCAACGATGCGCATGCTCTGGACGATCTGGTGGGGATGGGCGCGGACGTCGCGCCCGGCACACTGCTGGCCGCCTACCGTCACGGGATCTTCCCCATGCCCGGGGAGTCCTGGCGCGATCCGATGATGTGGTTCTCGCCGGTCGAGCGCGGCGTACTGCCCTTGGACGAGCTCCGCGTCTCGCGATCTCTGCGCAGGTCAGCGCGTGACTTCGAGATCAGGTTCGACACCCGGTTCGAGGAGGTCATGGCGTCGTGTGCCGACCCGCGTCGCCCCCACGGCTGGATCGACAAGCGGATCCGCAAGGCCTATGGCGAGCTGCACGGCCTGGGCTGGGCGCACTCGGTCGAGGCCTGGCAGGACGATCGCCTCGTCGGTGGGCTCTACGGGGTCGCCATCGGTGGTCTCTTCGCCGGGGAGTCGATGTTCCACCGCGTCCGTGACGCGTCGAAGGTGGCGCTGGTCGGGCTGGTGTCCGCGTTGCGTGAGGCGGGTTCGACCGACCAGCGCATCCTGGACGTGCAGTGGCGCACCGACCATCTCGCGTCCCTCGGGGTCGTCGAGGTCGCTCGCAACGACTACCTCGACCGCCTCGAGAAGGCGCTACGGCTGCCGCTCCCGGAAGTCTTCGGCGGCCCTTCGTCGGAGGCTGACTAG
- a CDS encoding hydroxymethylglutaryl-CoA lyase yields the protein MSDLPAVVRQDGLPASVTIYEVGARDGLQNEQTTIDTGIKADLVTRLLDAGLSPVEATSFVHPRWVPQLADAKELMTELVGRLGERARELPVLVPNEKGLDRAFELGLRHVAIFGSATETFANKNLNQSYDGQFAMFEPTMARAKHAGMTVRGYLSMCFGDPWEGQVEIAKVVEAGKRLLDLGADQLSLGDTIGVGTAGHVKQLIGAFAAAGVSTDQLALHFHDTYGQALANTYAGLEAGVTTYDASAGGLGGCPYAKSATGNLATEDLLWMLDGLGIEHGVDLDKVADTSRWLADHLGRPSPSAVVRALRS from the coding sequence ATGAGTGATCTCCCCGCTGTCGTACGCCAGGACGGCCTGCCGGCGAGCGTGACGATCTACGAGGTCGGCGCGCGCGACGGCCTGCAGAACGAGCAGACGACCATCGACACCGGCATCAAGGCCGACCTGGTCACCCGGCTGCTCGACGCCGGGCTGAGCCCCGTGGAGGCGACCAGCTTCGTGCATCCCAGGTGGGTGCCCCAGCTGGCCGACGCCAAGGAGCTGATGACCGAGCTCGTCGGCCGCCTCGGCGAGCGGGCGCGAGAGCTGCCGGTGCTGGTGCCCAACGAGAAGGGGCTCGACCGCGCCTTCGAGCTGGGTCTGCGCCACGTCGCGATCTTCGGCAGCGCGACCGAGACCTTCGCCAACAAGAACCTCAACCAGAGCTATGACGGCCAGTTCGCGATGTTCGAGCCGACGATGGCGCGCGCGAAGCACGCCGGCATGACCGTGCGCGGCTATCTGTCGATGTGCTTCGGCGACCCGTGGGAGGGCCAGGTCGAGATCGCCAAGGTCGTCGAGGCGGGCAAGCGTCTGCTCGACCTCGGTGCCGACCAGCTCAGCCTCGGAGACACGATCGGCGTCGGCACCGCAGGCCACGTCAAGCAGCTCATCGGGGCCTTCGCGGCCGCCGGTGTCTCGACCGATCAGCTCGCGCTGCACTTCCACGACACCTACGGCCAGGCGCTGGCCAACACCTATGCCGGCCTGGAGGCGGGGGTGACCACCTACGACGCCAGCGCCGGCGGGCTGGGCGGATGCCCCTACGCCAAGAGCGCGACCGGCAACCTCGCCACCGAGGACCTGCTCTGGATGCTCGACGGCCTCGGGATCGAGCACGGCGTCGATCTCGACAAGGTCGCCGACACCAGCCGCTGGCTCGCCGACCATCTCGGCAGGCCGAGTCCCTCGGCCGTCGTACGTGCCCTGCGTTCCTAG
- a CDS encoding rhodanese-like domain-containing protein: MSIPTVEIAGVPDPLPVAVLDVREDDEWAAGHIEGAIHIPLQELPARLGDLPEGQTLVVCKVGGRSANAVGYLAQQGFEVVNLAGGMVDWAGAGRPMVSETGAEAYVL; this comes from the coding sequence GTGAGCATCCCCACCGTCGAGATCGCCGGCGTACCCGACCCGCTGCCCGTAGCAGTCCTCGACGTGCGCGAGGACGACGAGTGGGCTGCCGGCCACATCGAAGGTGCGATCCACATCCCGCTCCAGGAGCTTCCGGCCCGCCTCGGCGACCTCCCCGAGGGGCAGACCCTCGTGGTCTGCAAGGTCGGCGGCCGCAGCGCCAACGCCGTCGGCTACCTCGCCCAGCAGGGCTTCGAGGTTGTCAACCTCGCCGGCGGCATGGTCGACTGGGCCGGCGCCGGGCGCCCGATGGTCAGCGAGACCGGCGCCGAGGCATACGTCCTCTAG
- a CDS encoding acetyl/propionyl/methylcrotonyl-CoA carboxylase subunit alpha, with translation MLFESVLVANRGEIARRVFRTCRELGIRTVAIYTALDADAPHVRDADEAVEVASYLDADAVVAAAAAVGAEAVHPGYGFLSERAEFARAVAKAGLAWVGPTPEVIEQMGRKDAAREIAVAAGVPVVPRGEDSPYPLLVKAAAGGGGKGMRIVRAPDELDEARAAAAREALSSFGDETLLIEKYVERGRHIEVQVFGDTHGNVIHLFERDCSVQRRHQKVIEEAPAPTLTDEQRDLVLTSAVALARECGYTGAGTVEFLLDEATGEAYFLEMNTRLQVEHPVTEEAVRIAGSSDAADLVALQLRVAAGDPLGIAQDDVRIEGHAIEVRVYAEDAFGGFLPQAGATSIVRWPTAARVEHALESEQVVSTAYDPMLAKIIVRGPDREAARRGLVKALDETAVLGLTTNTGFLRVLADSDAFGDAGIDTAWLDRNEVAAPDADVPRVLVAWVSAMLAAAADTTTAFRADGWRVAGPPAPTIVDLDRTMTVDRPNGVVDGRRVQQISAADHVLVAVVDGVRHWAAVNVQPGLAEIVHQGHRFDLSPPDRVAGAAAHHSDGAVEAKMPGTVIDVRVQVGDRVEEGQVLGVLEAMKMEVALKAPFAGTVAVVGAGAGSQVPLGAELFVVSPDAD, from the coding sequence GTGCTGTTCGAGAGTGTGCTGGTCGCCAACCGTGGCGAGATCGCGCGTCGCGTCTTCCGCACGTGCCGCGAGCTGGGCATCCGCACGGTCGCGATCTACACCGCGCTCGACGCGGACGCGCCCCACGTACGCGACGCCGACGAGGCCGTCGAGGTCGCCTCCTACCTCGACGCCGACGCGGTGGTCGCGGCCGCTGCCGCGGTGGGTGCGGAAGCGGTCCATCCCGGCTACGGCTTCCTCTCCGAGCGGGCCGAGTTCGCCCGGGCGGTGGCGAAGGCCGGCCTGGCCTGGGTCGGGCCGACGCCCGAGGTCATCGAGCAGATGGGCCGCAAGGACGCGGCCCGGGAGATCGCGGTCGCTGCCGGCGTACCCGTGGTTCCGCGGGGCGAGGACAGCCCCTATCCGCTGCTGGTCAAGGCCGCCGCTGGCGGCGGTGGCAAGGGCATGCGCATCGTCCGTGCGCCCGACGAGCTCGACGAGGCGCGCGCTGCGGCCGCCCGCGAGGCGCTGAGCTCGTTCGGTGACGAGACCCTCCTGATCGAGAAGTACGTCGAGCGCGGCCGCCACATCGAGGTGCAGGTCTTCGGTGACACCCACGGCAACGTGATCCACCTCTTCGAGCGCGACTGCTCGGTGCAGCGTCGCCACCAGAAGGTGATCGAGGAGGCGCCCGCCCCGACCCTGACCGACGAGCAACGAGACCTGGTGCTGACCAGCGCCGTCGCGCTCGCGCGCGAGTGTGGCTACACCGGCGCGGGCACCGTCGAGTTCCTGCTCGACGAGGCGACCGGCGAGGCCTACTTCCTGGAGATGAACACCCGCCTCCAGGTCGAGCACCCCGTGACCGAGGAGGCCGTGCGGATCGCCGGGTCGAGCGACGCCGCCGATCTCGTCGCGCTCCAGCTCCGCGTCGCCGCCGGCGATCCGCTGGGCATCGCCCAGGACGACGTACGCATCGAGGGCCACGCCATCGAGGTGCGGGTCTATGCCGAGGACGCCTTCGGCGGCTTCCTGCCCCAGGCCGGTGCGACCTCGATCGTGCGCTGGCCGACCGCGGCCCGGGTCGAGCATGCGCTCGAGAGCGAGCAGGTCGTGAGCACCGCCTACGACCCGATGCTCGCCAAGATCATCGTCCGTGGCCCCGACCGCGAGGCCGCCCGTCGTGGCCTGGTCAAGGCGCTCGACGAGACCGCCGTGCTCGGGCTGACCACCAACACCGGCTTCCTGCGGGTGCTCGCCGACTCGGACGCGTTCGGCGATGCCGGGATCGACACCGCCTGGCTCGACCGCAACGAGGTGGCGGCTCCGGATGCCGACGTGCCGCGGGTGCTCGTCGCCTGGGTGAGCGCGATGCTCGCCGCGGCGGCCGACACCACGACGGCGTTCCGCGCCGACGGCTGGCGGGTCGCCGGGCCACCGGCGCCGACCATCGTCGACCTCGACCGCACCATGACCGTCGACCGCCCGAACGGAGTCGTCGACGGTCGTCGCGTGCAGCAGATCAGCGCGGCCGACCACGTGCTCGTGGCAGTCGTCGACGGCGTACGCCACTGGGCGGCCGTCAACGTCCAGCCCGGCCTGGCGGAGATCGTCCACCAGGGTCACCGGTTCGACCTCTCCCCGCCCGACCGCGTCGCCGGTGCCGCCGCGCACCACAGCGATGGCGCGGTGGAGGCCAAGATGCCCGGCACCGTGATCGACGTGCGGGTCCAGGTCGGCGACCGGGTCGAGGAGGGCCAGGTGCTCGGTGTGCTCGAGGCGATGAAGATGGAGGTCGCCCTCAAGGCACCGTTCGCCGGCACCGTCGCCGTGGTCGGCGCCGGTGCCGGCTCTCAGGTGCCGCTCGGGGCGGAGCTCTTCGTGGTGTCGCCCGATGCGGACTGA
- a CDS encoding Fpg/Nei family DNA glycosylase, with the protein MPELPEVEALAEDLRGRLKDRAITKVHVAQFSALKTYDPPLTAVEGTLVDDVTRHGKFIDIDASGVHLVMHLARGGWIRWRDELPAAPPRPGSKSGLAIRIVLDDDSGLDITEGGTKKSLALYVVHDPLDVPGVASLGPDPLKDDFTLDRFRDILAGQGRKQIKGVLRMQSIIAGIGNAYSDEILWAAKMSPFKPAEMTPEESETLYAALRSTLQDAVARDSGLAMSELKGEKKSNLAVHGKAGKKCPVCADTVLEVSFADSSLQYCPTCQTGGKPLADRRMSRLLK; encoded by the coding sequence ATGCCGGAACTCCCCGAGGTGGAAGCGCTCGCCGAGGATCTGCGCGGACGCCTGAAGGACCGCGCGATCACGAAGGTGCACGTCGCCCAGTTCAGCGCACTGAAGACGTACGACCCGCCCCTGACCGCGGTCGAGGGCACCCTCGTCGACGACGTGACCCGGCACGGCAAGTTCATCGACATCGACGCCAGCGGCGTCCACCTGGTGATGCACCTGGCCCGCGGCGGCTGGATCCGCTGGCGTGACGAGCTCCCGGCCGCCCCGCCGCGCCCGGGGTCGAAGTCGGGCCTGGCGATCCGCATCGTGCTCGACGACGACAGCGGGCTCGACATCACCGAGGGCGGCACCAAGAAGAGCCTCGCGCTCTACGTCGTCCACGACCCGCTCGACGTGCCCGGAGTCGCCTCGCTGGGCCCCGACCCCCTCAAGGACGACTTCACCCTCGACCGTTTCCGCGACATCCTCGCCGGTCAGGGCCGCAAGCAGATCAAGGGCGTGCTGCGGATGCAGTCGATCATCGCCGGCATCGGCAACGCCTACTCCGACGAGATCCTGTGGGCGGCCAAGATGTCGCCGTTCAAGCCCGCCGAGATGACACCCGAGGAGTCGGAGACGCTCTACGCCGCTCTGCGCTCGACGCTCCAGGACGCCGTCGCACGCGACTCCGGCCTGGCGATGAGCGAGCTCAAGGGCGAGAAGAAGTCGAACCTCGCCGTGCACGGCAAGGCCGGCAAGAAGTGCCCGGTCTGCGCCGACACCGTGCTCGAGGTCAGCTTCGCCGACTCGAGCCTGCAGTACTGCCCCACCTGCCAGACCGGCGGAAAACCGCTCGCCGATCGCCGCATGTCCAGGCTTCTCAAGTAG
- a CDS encoding EcsC family protein: MIGPKSVLSVAAGRLAPKVVGSAPGVTTGVIRQALHHAIVGVGPLPGAAATAEKHLEDNNDDAEAAVKHIVDTHVRLAGVGGFATNIGGLVTQAVTLPANITGMAIIQCRMVASIAHLRGYDLTDPRVRNAILLTLLSEEKVSKQIQSQKIPAPPMAIATAPAYDRAIDDIVAAEVAQELIGRVAGKRMVSMVAKRVPLVGGVVGAGADGWMTYQIGRYASRELLPKRSDGRGASA; encoded by the coding sequence ATGATCGGTCCCAAGTCAGTGCTCTCCGTGGCGGCCGGCCGGCTCGCGCCCAAGGTCGTCGGGTCCGCCCCCGGTGTCACCACCGGCGTCATCCGGCAGGCGCTCCACCACGCGATCGTCGGTGTCGGACCGCTGCCCGGCGCCGCGGCGACCGCCGAGAAGCACCTCGAGGACAACAACGACGACGCCGAGGCCGCGGTCAAGCACATCGTCGACACCCACGTACGCCTCGCCGGGGTCGGCGGCTTCGCGACCAACATCGGCGGGCTGGTCACCCAGGCCGTGACGCTGCCCGCCAACATCACCGGCATGGCGATCATCCAGTGCCGGATGGTGGCCTCGATCGCGCACCTGCGCGGCTATGACCTGACCGACCCACGCGTACGCAACGCCATCCTGCTCACCCTCCTCAGCGAGGAGAAGGTCAGCAAGCAGATCCAGAGCCAGAAGATCCCGGCCCCGCCGATGGCGATCGCGACCGCACCGGCCTATGACCGCGCCATCGACGACATCGTGGCCGCCGAGGTCGCCCAGGAGCTGATCGGCCGCGTCGCCGGCAAGCGGATGGTGTCGATGGTCGCGAAGCGGGTGCCGCTGGTCGGCGGCGTCGTCGGCGCCGGCGCCGACGGCTGGATGACCTACCAGATCGGCCGCTACGCGTCGCGCGAGCTGCTGCCGAAGCGGAGCGACGGCCGCGGCGCTAGCGCCTGA